The following are encoded together in the Chlorocebus sabaeus isolate Y175 chromosome 20, mChlSab1.0.hap1, whole genome shotgun sequence genome:
- the ARNT gene encoding aryl hydrocarbon receptor nuclear translocator isoform X5 produces MAATTANPEMTSDVPSLGPAIASGNPGPGIQGGGAIVQRAVKRRPGLDFDDDGEGNSKFLRCDDDQMSNDKERFARENHSEIERRRRNKMTAYITELSDMVPTCSALARKPDKLTILRMAVSHMKSLRGTGNTSTDGSYKPSFLTDQELKHLILEAADGFLFIVSCETGRVVYVSDSVTPVLNQPQSEWFGSTLYDQVHPDDVDKLREQLSTSENALTGRILDLKTGTVKKEGQQSSMRMCMGSRRSFICRMRCGSSSVDPVSVNRLSFVRNRCRNGLGSVKDGEPHFVVVHCTGYIKAWPPAGVSLPDDDPEAGQGSKFCLVAIGRLQVTSSPNCTDMSNVCQPTEFISRHNIEGIFTFVDHRCVATVGYQPQELLGKNIVEFCHPEDQQLLRDSFQQVVKLKGQVLSVMFRFRSKNQEWLWMRTSSFTFQNPYSDEIEYIICTNTNVKNSSQEPRPTLSNTIQRPQLGPTANLPLEMGSGQLAPRQQQQQTELDMVPGRDGLASYNHSQVVQPVTTTGPEHSKPLEKSDGLFAQDRDPRFSEIYHNINADQSKGISSSTVPATQQLFSQGNTFPPTPRPAENFRNSGLAPPVTIVQPSASAGQILAQISRHSNPTQGATPTWTPTTRSGFSAQQVVTQATAKTRTSQFGVGNFQTPPSFSSMSLPGAPTASPGAAAYPSLTNRGSNFAPETGQTAGQFQTRTAEGVGVWPQWQGQQPHHRSSSSEQHVQQPSAQQPGQPEVFQEMLSMLGDQSNSYNNEEFPDLTMFPPFSE; encoded by the exons GGAAAATCACAGTGAAATTGAACGGCGGCGACGGAACAAGATGACAGCCTATATCACAGAACTGTCAGATATGGTACCCACCTGTAGTGCCCTGGCTCGAAAACCAGACAAGTTAACCATCTTACGCATGGCAGTTTCTCACATGAAGTCCTTGCGGGGAACTGGCAACACATCCACTGATGGCTCCTATAAGCCGTCTTTCCTCACTGATCAG GAACTGAAACATTTGATCTTGGAGGCAGCAGATGGCTTTCTGTTTATTGTCTCATGTGAGACAGGCAGGGTGGTGTATGTCTCTGACTCCGTGACTCCTGTTTTGAACCAGCCACAGTCTGAATGGTTTGGCAGCACACTCTATGATCAGGTGCACCCAGATGATGTGGATAAACTTCGTGAGCAGCTTTCCACTTCAGAAAATGCCCTGACAG GGCGTATCCTGGATCTAAAGACTggaacagtgaaaaaggaaggtcAACAGTCTTCCATGAGAATGTGTATGGGCTCAAGGAGATCATTTATTTGCCGAATGAG GTGTGGCAGTAGCTCTGTGGACCCAGTTTCTGTGAATAGGCTGAGCTTTGTGAGGAACAGATGCAG GAATGGACTTGGCTCTGTAAAGGATGGGGAACCTCACTTCGTGGTGGTCCACTGCACAGGCTACATCAAGGCCTGGCCCCCAGCag GTGTTTCCCTCCCAGATGATGACCCAGAGGCTGGCCAGGGAAGCAAGTTTTGCCTAGTGGCCATTGGCAGATTGCAG GTAACTAGTTCTCCCAATTGTACAGACATGAGTAATGTTTGTCAACCAACAGAGTTCATCTCCCGACACAACATTGAGGGGATCTTCACTTTTGTGGATCACCGCTGTGTGGCTACTGTTGGCTACCAACCGCAG gaACTCTTAGGAAAGAATATTGTGGAATTCTGTCATCCTGAAGACCAGCAGCTTCTAAGAGACAGCTTCCAACAG GTGGTGAAATTAAAAGGCCAAGTGCTGTCTGTCATGTTCCGGTTCCGGTCTAAGAACCAAGAATGGCTCTGGATGAGAACCAGCTCCTTTACTTTCCAGAACCCTTACTCAGATGAAATTGAGTACATCATCTGTACCAACACCAATGTGAA GAACTCTAGCCAAGAACCACGGCCTACACTCTCCAACACAATCCAGAGGCCACAGCTAGGTCCCACAGCTAATTTACCCCTGGAGATGGGCTCAGGACAGCTGGCACCCAG gcagcagcaacagcaaacaGAATTGGACATGGTACCAGGAAGAGATGGACTGGCCAGCTACAATCATTCCCAG GTTGTTCAGCCTGTGACAACCACAGGACCAGAACACAGCAAGCCCCTTGAGAAGTCAGATGGTTTATTTGCCCAGGATAGAGATCCAAGATTTTCAGAAATCTATCACAACATCAATGCCG ATCAGAGTAAAGGCATCTCCTCCAGCACTGTCCCTGCCACCCAACAGCTATTCTCCCAGGGCAACACATTCCCTCCTACCCCCCGGCCGGCAGAGAATTTCAG GAATAGTGGCCTAGCCCCTCCTGTAACCATTGTCCAGCCATCAGCTTCTGCAGGACAGATCTTGGCCCAGATTTCCCGCCACTCCAACCCCACCCAAGGAGCAACCCCAACTTGGACCCCTACTACTCGCTCAGGCTTTTCTGCCCAG CAGGTGGTTACCCAGGCTACTGCTAAGACTCGTACTTCCCAATTTGGTGTGGGCAACTTTCAGACTCCACCCTCCTTCAGCTCCATGTCCCTCCCTGGTGCTCCAACTGCATCGCCTGGTGCTGCTGCCTACCCTAGTCTCACCAATCGTGGATCTAACTTTG CTCCTGAGACTGGACAGACTGCAGGACAATTCCAGACACGGACAGCAGAGGGTGTGGGTGTCTGGCCACAGTGGCAGGGCCAGCAGCCTCATCATCGTTCGAGTTCTAGTGAGCAACATGTTCAACAACCGTCAGCACAGCAACCTGGCCAGCCTGAGGTCTTCCAG gaGATGCTGTCCATGCTGGGAGATCAGAGCAACAGCTACAACAATGAAGAATTCCCTGATCTAACTATGTTTCCCCCCTTTTCAGAATAG
- the ARNT gene encoding aryl hydrocarbon receptor nuclear translocator isoform X6 — translation MAATTANPEMTSDVPSLGPAIASGNPGPGIQGGGAIVQRAVKRRPGLDFDDDGEGNSKFLRCDDDQMSNDKERFARENHSEIERRRRNKMTAYITELSDMVPTCSALARKPDKLTILRMAVSHMKSLRGTGNTSTDGSYKPSFLTDQELKHLILEAADGFLFIVSCETGRVVYVSDSVTPVLNQPQSEWFGSTLYDQVHPDDVDKLREQLSTSENALTGRILDLKTGTVKKEGQQSSMRMCMGSRRSFICRMRCGSSSVDPVSVNRLSFVRNRCRNGLGSVKDGEPHFVVVHCTGYIKAWPPAGVSLPDDDPEAGQGSKFCLVAIGRLQVTSSPNCTDMSNVCQPTEFISRHNIEGIFTFVDHRCVATVGYQPQELLGKNIVEFCHPEDQQLLRDSFQQVVKLKGQVLSVMFRFRSKNQEWLWMRTSSFTFQNPYSDEIEYIICTNTNVKNSSQEPRPTLSNTIQRPQLGPTANLPLEMGSGQLAPRQQQQQTELDMVPGRDGLASYNHSQVVQPVTTTGPEHSKPLEKSDGLFAQDRDPRFSEIYHNINADQSKGISSSTVPATQQLFSQGNTFPPTPRPAENFRNSGLAPPVTIVQPSASAGQILAQISRHSNPTQGATPTWTPTTRSGFSAQVVTQATAKTRTSQFGVGNFQTPPSFSSMSLPGAPTASPGAAAYPSLTNRGSNFAPETGQTAGQFQTRTAEGVGVWPQWQGQQPHHRSSSSEQHVQQPSAQQPGQPEVFQEMLSMLGDQSNSYNNEEFPDLTMFPPFSE, via the exons GGAAAATCACAGTGAAATTGAACGGCGGCGACGGAACAAGATGACAGCCTATATCACAGAACTGTCAGATATGGTACCCACCTGTAGTGCCCTGGCTCGAAAACCAGACAAGTTAACCATCTTACGCATGGCAGTTTCTCACATGAAGTCCTTGCGGGGAACTGGCAACACATCCACTGATGGCTCCTATAAGCCGTCTTTCCTCACTGATCAG GAACTGAAACATTTGATCTTGGAGGCAGCAGATGGCTTTCTGTTTATTGTCTCATGTGAGACAGGCAGGGTGGTGTATGTCTCTGACTCCGTGACTCCTGTTTTGAACCAGCCACAGTCTGAATGGTTTGGCAGCACACTCTATGATCAGGTGCACCCAGATGATGTGGATAAACTTCGTGAGCAGCTTTCCACTTCAGAAAATGCCCTGACAG GGCGTATCCTGGATCTAAAGACTggaacagtgaaaaaggaaggtcAACAGTCTTCCATGAGAATGTGTATGGGCTCAAGGAGATCATTTATTTGCCGAATGAG GTGTGGCAGTAGCTCTGTGGACCCAGTTTCTGTGAATAGGCTGAGCTTTGTGAGGAACAGATGCAG GAATGGACTTGGCTCTGTAAAGGATGGGGAACCTCACTTCGTGGTGGTCCACTGCACAGGCTACATCAAGGCCTGGCCCCCAGCag GTGTTTCCCTCCCAGATGATGACCCAGAGGCTGGCCAGGGAAGCAAGTTTTGCCTAGTGGCCATTGGCAGATTGCAG GTAACTAGTTCTCCCAATTGTACAGACATGAGTAATGTTTGTCAACCAACAGAGTTCATCTCCCGACACAACATTGAGGGGATCTTCACTTTTGTGGATCACCGCTGTGTGGCTACTGTTGGCTACCAACCGCAG gaACTCTTAGGAAAGAATATTGTGGAATTCTGTCATCCTGAAGACCAGCAGCTTCTAAGAGACAGCTTCCAACAG GTGGTGAAATTAAAAGGCCAAGTGCTGTCTGTCATGTTCCGGTTCCGGTCTAAGAACCAAGAATGGCTCTGGATGAGAACCAGCTCCTTTACTTTCCAGAACCCTTACTCAGATGAAATTGAGTACATCATCTGTACCAACACCAATGTGAA GAACTCTAGCCAAGAACCACGGCCTACACTCTCCAACACAATCCAGAGGCCACAGCTAGGTCCCACAGCTAATTTACCCCTGGAGATGGGCTCAGGACAGCTGGCACCCAG gcagcagcaacagcaaacaGAATTGGACATGGTACCAGGAAGAGATGGACTGGCCAGCTACAATCATTCCCAG GTTGTTCAGCCTGTGACAACCACAGGACCAGAACACAGCAAGCCCCTTGAGAAGTCAGATGGTTTATTTGCCCAGGATAGAGATCCAAGATTTTCAGAAATCTATCACAACATCAATGCCG ATCAGAGTAAAGGCATCTCCTCCAGCACTGTCCCTGCCACCCAACAGCTATTCTCCCAGGGCAACACATTCCCTCCTACCCCCCGGCCGGCAGAGAATTTCAG GAATAGTGGCCTAGCCCCTCCTGTAACCATTGTCCAGCCATCAGCTTCTGCAGGACAGATCTTGGCCCAGATTTCCCGCCACTCCAACCCCACCCAAGGAGCAACCCCAACTTGGACCCCTACTACTCGCTCAGGCTTTTCTGCCCAG GTGGTTACCCAGGCTACTGCTAAGACTCGTACTTCCCAATTTGGTGTGGGCAACTTTCAGACTCCACCCTCCTTCAGCTCCATGTCCCTCCCTGGTGCTCCAACTGCATCGCCTGGTGCTGCTGCCTACCCTAGTCTCACCAATCGTGGATCTAACTTTG CTCCTGAGACTGGACAGACTGCAGGACAATTCCAGACACGGACAGCAGAGGGTGTGGGTGTCTGGCCACAGTGGCAGGGCCAGCAGCCTCATCATCGTTCGAGTTCTAGTGAGCAACATGTTCAACAACCGTCAGCACAGCAACCTGGCCAGCCTGAGGTCTTCCAG gaGATGCTGTCCATGCTGGGAGATCAGAGCAACAGCTACAACAATGAAGAATTCCCTGATCTAACTATGTTTCCCCCCTTTTCAGAATAG